From Amycolatopsis sp. WQ 127309:
CGTTCCTCCCCGTCACCGTCGAAAGCGTGAGACGCATGCCCGAACCGGTCCGCCACGTCCGCGTACCCACCTACGACGACCTCGAAGCGGCGGCGAAGGTCGTCTCGGACCATCTCCCCCCGACTCCGCTGGACACCGCGTACGGCCGTGGCCCGGAGATCGCGTTGAAGCTCGAATCCCTTCAGCCCACCGGATCGTTCAAGGTGCGCGGAGCGCTCAACGCCCTGGCCGCCGTGCCACACGACGTCCCGGTGATCACCGCTTCCTCGGGGAACCACGGCCTCGGCATGGCGTTCGCCGCCGGCCTGACCGGCCGTTCGATCACGGTCGTCGTGTCGCGGAACGCCTCACCGGCGAAGGTCTCCGCCCTGCGCGCCTCCGGCGTCGATCTGGTGCGGTTCGGGAATTCCTTCGACGACGCGGAAGCCCACGCGCTGCGGCTCGCGGCCGAGGGCGCCTGCTACGTCTCGACGTACAACGACCCGTATGTGATCGCCGGTCAGGCGACGATCGGTTTCGAACTGGACGACCAGCTTCCCGGCGACGTCACCGTCCTGTGTGGAGTCGGCGGCGGCGGCCTGGCCGCGGGCCTCGGCCTGTGGCGGTCCCGCCGGCCGGGCGCGCGGATCGTCGCGGTGGAGCCCGAGCGCTCCACCGCGATGTCGGCCGCTGTGCGCGCCGGCACCCAGGTGGACGTCGAGGTGGGCGAGACGCTGGCGGACGGCATCGCGGGCAACATCGAGCCCGGCTCGGTCACGATCGACCTCGTCCGGGAGCACGTGGACGGCTTCGTGACGGTGAGCGAGGACGAGATCCGCGCGGCCATCCGCTACCTCGCCCTCGAGCGAGGGGTGACCGCGGAGGGATCGGGCGCGGTCGGCGTGGCGGCCCTGCTCGCGGGAAAGGTGCCCACCCGGGGAACCCCGGTAGCCGTCGTCACCGGACGCAACATCGCACGGTCTGCTTTGGTCGAAGTCCTGGGCAGCTGATCCCGTTCCGGCACCTGGAAGCGGTCACATTTCTCGAATCAGGCGTCGGCCGGTTCCCGTTGCGGCGTAAGGGCATCTC
This genomic window contains:
- a CDS encoding threonine/serine dehydratase, producing MPEPVRHVRVPTYDDLEAAAKVVSDHLPPTPLDTAYGRGPEIALKLESLQPTGSFKVRGALNALAAVPHDVPVITASSGNHGLGMAFAAGLTGRSITVVVSRNASPAKVSALRASGVDLVRFGNSFDDAEAHALRLAAEGACYVSTYNDPYVIAGQATIGFELDDQLPGDVTVLCGVGGGGLAAGLGLWRSRRPGARIVAVEPERSTAMSAAVRAGTQVDVEVGETLADGIAGNIEPGSVTIDLVREHVDGFVTVSEDEIRAAIRYLALERGVTAEGSGAVGVAALLAGKVPTRGTPVAVVTGRNIARSALVEVLGS